One stretch of Bacteroidota bacterium DNA includes these proteins:
- a CDS encoding 50S ribosomal protein L25, with translation MKQFELFGKIREKSTKGALNQLRAEGFVPGVLYGGKENVNVYFFINDIKKVLYTKEVFLLDLTIDDKKYTAIVKDTTYHPLSDEPTHIDLMEVTKDMVVKANYPMSFVGTPAGAREGGKVFKKLRIIRLKGKVADLPDNIEIDITSLELGDTLKVRDIDIPNVEMIDPASTPVVGVARARAAIVATVDSEEIEGEEGEEGAEGSEGSEATAEAKSE, from the coding sequence ATGAAACAATTCGAGCTGTTTGGGAAAATCAGAGAAAAGTCAACGAAAGGGGCTTTAAATCAGCTAAGAGCAGAGGGATTTGTCCCCGGAGTTCTTTATGGGGGAAAAGAAAATGTTAATGTCTATTTTTTCATCAATGACATTAAAAAAGTTCTATATACAAAAGAAGTTTTTCTATTGGATTTAACAATAGATGATAAAAAATATACAGCAATTGTTAAAGACACAACCTATCATCCACTTTCAGATGAGCCAACTCATATTGACCTCATGGAAGTTACAAAAGACATGGTTGTGAAAGCTAACTATCCAATGAGCTTTGTTGGTACTCCAGCTGGTGCTCGCGAAGGTGGTAAGGTCTTCAAAAAGCTTCGTATTATCCGTCTGAAAGGCAAAGTTGCTGATCTTCCTGATAATATTGAGATTGACATTACTAGTTTGGAATTGGGAGACACGTTGAAAGTTAGGGACATTGATATCCCCAATGTTGAGATGATTGATCCTGCCAGTACACCTGTTGTAGGTGTTGCCAGAGCAAGAGCTGCTATTGTTGCAACTGTGGATTCAGAGGAAATCGAGGGTGAAGAAGGCGAAGAAGGAGCTGAAGGATCTGAAGGAAGCGAAGCAACTGCTGAAGCTAAATCAGAATAA
- a CDS encoding ribose-phosphate pyrophosphokinase yields the protein MPAKFNPIKIFSGTASKELANKIADSFGTELGDVSVLKFKDGEIQPSFNESIRGCDVFLIQSTFAPTDNLFELLLMIDAAKRASAHYINVVIPYYGYARQDRKDKPRVSIGAKLIADLIYTAGASRVIAMDLHAAQIQGFFPIPVVHLDSSVIFVPYIKHLNLDNLVIASPDIGGTKRAREFASKLNSEIVISDKHRKKANEVEEIRVIGNVEGKNVVIVDDIIDTGNTLIKAAEVMLKAGAKSVRAFATHPVFSANALERLEKSQMEEIVVCDTIPLARSSEKITVLSVASLFARGIHNVYEHESISSLFDMPDSFQKEIKF from the coding sequence ATGCCAGCTAAATTTAACCCGATAAAGATTTTCTCAGGTACTGCAAGTAAAGAGCTTGCTAATAAAATTGCTGATAGCTTTGGAACCGAGTTAGGGGATGTTAGTGTCTTGAAGTTCAAAGATGGTGAAATCCAGCCTAGTTTTAATGAATCAATTCGGGGTTGTGATGTATTTTTGATTCAATCCACATTTGCTCCTACCGATAATTTATTTGAGCTATTGCTAATGATAGATGCTGCAAAAAGAGCATCTGCGCATTATATCAATGTTGTTATTCCTTATTATGGCTATGCCCGTCAGGACAGAAAAGACAAGCCCAGGGTTTCGATTGGTGCTAAATTAATTGCAGATTTAATTTATACTGCTGGAGCCAGCAGGGTTATTGCAATGGATCTTCATGCTGCCCAGATTCAGGGATTCTTCCCTATTCCAGTTGTCCATCTCGATTCTTCTGTCATTTTTGTTCCTTACATCAAACATCTTAATCTGGACAATTTAGTGATTGCCTCTCCTGATATTGGTGGTACAAAAAGAGCCCGAGAATTTGCCAGCAAATTGAATTCAGAAATTGTAATTTCTGACAAGCACCGAAAAAAAGCCAACGAAGTTGAAGAGATCAGAGTAATAGGTAATGTGGAAGGTAAAAATGTTGTCATTGTTGATGATATCATTGATACGGGAAACACTTTGATTAAAGCAGCAGAAGTAATGCTAAAAGCAGGAGCCAAAAGTGTTCGTGCTTTCGCAACTCATCCTGTTTTTTCAGCTAATGCACTAGAAAGACTTGAAAAATCACAGATGGAGGAAATCGTTGTTTGCGATACGATACCTCTTGCCAGATCAAGTGAAAAGATTACTGTATTGTCTGTTGCCAGCTTATTTGCACGCGGCATACATAACGTTTACGAGCATGAATCGATCAGTTCGCTGTTCGATATGCCCGATTCATTTCAAAAAGAAATAAAATTTTAA
- a CDS encoding rhodanese-like domain-containing protein produces the protein MSKLQLSVLDFERQIQNNYRIIDIRKPEFFAYSHIPLSLNLVFDDSFSKHAKKFLFKDEAIIIVGESGQEEDAILEIEKLGYQNIRGYLDGGIDAWIEAKKNIDVVISIMADELAIEVKHAGLYVYDLRLKSAFDRGHIQESENIKPSLFITDYSAIEEDEFSAIVCEDGRLSMSMISYLKINGKHNLYHAEGGFAEIKKEERFELVKTLTKTSS, from the coding sequence ATGTCAAAATTACAATTAAGCGTTCTTGATTTTGAACGCCAAATACAAAACAATTATCGAATAATTGATATCAGAAAACCTGAATTTTTTGCCTATTCGCATATCCCACTATCCTTAAATTTGGTTTTTGATGACAGTTTTAGCAAGCATGCAAAGAAGTTTCTTTTTAAAGATGAAGCGATAATAATTGTTGGTGAAAGTGGGCAGGAAGAAGACGCTATTCTCGAAATTGAAAAATTAGGTTATCAAAATATTCGTGGTTATCTGGATGGTGGAATTGATGCCTGGATAGAAGCGAAAAAGAACATTGATGTTGTTATTTCCATTATGGCTGATGAATTGGCTATTGAAGTTAAACATGCAGGTCTATATGTATATGACCTTAGACTAAAATCGGCATTTGACAGAGGACATATTCAAGAATCCGAAAATATTAAACCATCACTTTTTATAACAGACTACTCCGCTATTGAGGAGGATGAATTTTCCGCTATTGTTTGTGAAGATGGACGCTTATCCATGAGTATGATATCCTATTTAAAAATAAATGGGAAACATAATCTGTATCATGCTGAAGGTGGTTTTGCTGAAATAAAAAAAGAAGAAAGATTTGAGCTGGTTAAAACACTTACAAAGACATCCAGTTAG
- a CDS encoding asparagine synthetase B, producing the protein MCKQLIFIVVLLLALNTAKAAYIFIPMDEKQTDHLKAYGMTYWVISTGIPADWLLNYRGGSFVFPFTGIFEKECRLRAISYEVIADVQYQKIKNDIAHPEVNQEVVKLEKAPKIAVYSPKTNQPWDDAVTLVLTYAEIPYDVIYDDEMLQNKLHLYDWLHLHHEDFTGQSGKFWASHRHQPWYIEEQKENKEIAERWGYSKISQLKLAVAKKIQEYVIGGGYLFAMCAAADTYDIALSADGVDICSREFDGDPMDPQAQQKLNFENTFAFQNFQLEKSPIQYEFSTIDATRDHGVLSERTDLFTLFEFSAKWDVIPTMLCQNHTRVVKGFMGQTTAFRSKYLKPEVLVLGENKAIGEARLIHGTYGKGMWTFYGGHDPEDYQHIVGEPPTELSLYPNSPGYRLILNNVLFPAAKKKKQKT; encoded by the coding sequence ATGTGCAAACAACTGATATTCATAGTCGTATTACTTTTAGCCCTAAACACAGCCAAGGCAGCTTATATTTTTATTCCCATGGATGAAAAGCAAACAGATCATCTGAAAGCTTATGGGATGACTTATTGGGTGATCAGTACCGGGATTCCGGCTGATTGGTTATTGAACTACCGCGGTGGAAGTTTTGTGTTTCCTTTTACAGGCATATTTGAGAAAGAATGCCGTTTACGTGCAATATCTTATGAAGTGATTGCAGATGTCCAATATCAAAAAATAAAAAATGACATTGCTCATCCGGAAGTAAATCAGGAGGTCGTTAAATTAGAAAAAGCACCAAAAATTGCAGTTTATTCTCCCAAAACAAATCAGCCCTGGGATGATGCAGTAACCCTGGTATTAACATATGCTGAAATCCCCTATGATGTAATTTATGATGATGAAATGCTTCAGAATAAACTTCATTTATATGATTGGTTGCATCTTCACCACGAAGATTTTACCGGACAAAGTGGAAAGTTTTGGGCGAGTCACCGACACCAGCCTTGGTATATTGAGGAACAAAAAGAGAATAAAGAAATAGCTGAACGATGGGGTTATAGTAAAATCTCGCAGTTGAAATTAGCCGTGGCAAAAAAAATCCAGGAATATGTAATAGGAGGAGGCTACTTGTTTGCCATGTGTGCTGCAGCCGATACCTATGATATTGCTCTTTCGGCAGATGGTGTTGATATCTGTTCAAGAGAATTTGATGGAGACCCAATGGATCCACAGGCTCAGCAAAAACTAAATTTTGAAAACACCTTTGCTTTTCAGAATTTTCAGTTAGAAAAATCACCAATTCAATATGAGTTCTCAACGATAGATGCGACCAGAGATCACGGGGTTTTAAGCGAGAGAACAGATCTTTTTACATTGTTTGAATTTTCAGCAAAATGGGATGTTATACCAACCATGCTTTGTCAGAATCATACGCGTGTGGTAAAAGGGTTTATGGGACAAACAACAGCTTTTAGATCGAAATATTTGAAACCCGAAGTTCTGGTTTTAGGTGAAAATAAAGCAATTGGCGAAGCACGACTAATTCATGGTACGTATGGAAAAGGAATGTGGACTTTTTATGGTGGTCACGATCCGGAAGATTACCAGCATATTGTAGGAGAGCCACCAACTGAATTAAGCTTGTACCCAAACTCACCTGGGTATCGATTGATATTGAATAATGTATTATTTCCTGCAGCTAAGAAAAAGAAGCAAAAAACCTAA